The genomic segment ctaggttttcttcgagctgagtgtgatttgaattctgatcgtaaatttgagttcgaattgttgggatttcgacctcgacgGGCAACATTTCCTCGcatccgtatgctagagagaacggggtatgtcttgTTGACGTCCGAGCTGTGGccctatacccccaaaggacttgaggaaattcctcgggccatcgtccctttgcttcctccaactttttctttagagaacttttgagagttttgttaacggcctcgacctgaccattcgcttgagggtgagccactgacgaaaaactctttataatgccgttcttttcacaaaagttggtgaacaaatcgcaatcgaactgggttccgttatcggatacgatcttcctcggtactccgtatcggcatacgatgttctttaccacgaaatcaaggatctttttcgaagttatggtcgccaatggttcagcctccgtccattttgtgaagtaatcaacggcgactacaacatattttactacACCTTTGCCAGTCGAGAGAGAGCCTATGagatcgatgccccataccgcgaaaggccatggggatgtcaatatggtcagctcggatggtggagctcgaggtatcgtggcgaatctctggcatttttcgcacttcttcacatactcgaaataatctgttttaatggttggctagaaatatccctggcgtatgatcttcttggacaggatgtgccccccagtgtgatctccgcagaacccttcatgaatttcttcgataattttcttagcctcgggaggggttacgcacctgagcaatggcatggaatatccccttctgtatagttttccgtctaaaatggtgtaccgaggaagttgatacatcaactttcgagcctgattccgatcttttggaagaattccgtTTTCGAGGTACTCGACTATCGGGGCCATCCAGgttggctctgtttcgatcatacacacatcttcctcttccggCTCACTAATGCTGGGTGTTggtaggtgttctatgggtataacgttcagctcttcattttcggcggaggtggcgagtcgagctaagacatctgcatttgagtttcgttctcgggggacctgttcgattgcataaaactcgaaatactctaatgcaGATTTCGCCTtttccagataagctgccattcttgtgccacgagcctggtattctcacaaaatttgattaactacgagctaggagtcactatagcaatgtatagctttagccttgagctcttttgctattcgtagtcccgcgagtggagcctcgtactcggcctcattattcgatgctttaaagccaaatcttaaagcggagtgaaatttactccctgcgggggtgatcagaataacccctgcccctgctccgttttcatttgacgagctgtcgacgtaaagtttccaagctcgtgggccgtggttattacctcgtcgtcggctattccagtacattccactataaagtccgccaatgcctgtgccttaatggtcgtcctcggatggtaggtgatctcgaactgtccgagctcaacaacccatttatgAAGTCggcctgaagcttctggtttggaCAGGACctgtctaagtggttgatctgtcagtacatgaatgggatgtgcctgaaagtaggggcggagcttacgagatgaatgaattagactaagggcgagtttctccatcaatggatatcttgactctgcccccagtaatcttttactgatgtagtagacgagTTTTTGcaccctcttttcttcttgaacgagcactgcgcttatcgcgtgttcggtggttgagaggtataagtacaatacttctcccatctcaggttttgacaggatgggtggttcagctaggtgctttttgagctcctgaaaggccagctcagactcctctgtccattcaaacttcttacttcctctcaataagttgaagaatggaaggccacgatccgttgatttCGAGaagaatctgcttagggctgccatcttgccagtcaagctttggacatatttatgcttccgaggcaaaggcatgtcaatcagggccttgatcttgtcggggttagcctcgattccacgagaattcacaataaagcccagaaattttcccgaagataccccaaaagtgcacttctgaggatttagcttcatgttgtattttctgagcacgccgaagcactcttcgaggtcataaacatggttcttgttaagttgagacttgacaagcatgtcatcaacataaacctccatgttgttcccaatttgttccaaaaacatcatgtttacgagccgctggtacgtggctccagcattcttgagtccgaacggcatgacattgtagcagtagagccctttatctgtgatgaagctcgtatgttcttggtcgggggcatgcatgggaatctggttgtatccagaataggcatccatgaatgacatcaggccatgccccgacgtggcatccacgagctgatcaatccttggtagcggaaaatagtcttttgggcaagctttgttgagatccgagtagtcaatacaggttctccacgtcccattgggctttgggaccaacatcggattggccacccagtcagggtaaaaggcatccctaatgaaatggtttgcttttaacctgtcaacttcctcctttaatgctttctttctctcttcgtccagctgtcttcgtttttgttgcttcggggggaagcttttgtctatgttcagtgcgtggctcgctacatttggacttatccccaccatgtctgagtgtgaccacgtgaagacgtcctggttttccttcagaaagcaaattaattgctattttgtcttatctgggaggtgtttcccgaccttcacctttctcaagggttcagcttcctcgagctgaatttcttcgagctcctctagaggttcgaggtcaaatttctcctcaatccttggatcaatctcctcgtcgatttctaagactgttccatctttattttgtatgataacgagtgcctgagcgctcgtttgcttctttcccctcaaggtgatgctatagcattccctccctgccagttggtctccttttaatgtcccaattccgctaggggtcgggaacttaagggccagatgccttgcagatgaaactgcccccagcccgaccagggcgggtctcccgagcagcacattgtaggcagatggtaaatctactaccacaaactccattatcttggtcaccgagactgggtagtctcccaaggtcacagggagctcaatggatcccatacaggcagttccttctcctgaaaagccgtacaaagtagttgcacatgccttcaggtcgcgaagggagagtcccattttctcgagggttgctttgtaaagaatgttgactgagctcccattatctatgagaactcggcggactcttttgttggcgagctgaagagtaataaccagcggatcatgatgtgggaactgaacatgggaggcgtcctcctcagtgaaggttatgggatttgtttcaatcctctggcttttaggggccctaggttcgggttcataaggagacccgtcccctgtcttaagctcgttaacatatctcttttgggcattcctgccccctcctgcgagatgaggccctcccgagatggttattacgtcctctccatctatcaggGGGGGCCTGTCCttttcccgagatcgggagttattattttgtgtcgtcggaggcgcggctactctctggcttgcaGCCGTCTGACCAgtgttctggtttttgacatactgccgaaagtagcctctcgagatcaacccttcgatctcgtccttcagttgtcgacattcatcagttgtgtgtccggtgtctctgtggaaccggcaatacttgctggaatccctcttggatttttgatttctcattgggtccgaacgcctgaaggggacctggttttcattagccaggtataagTTTTCCCGAGATTCGTTGAGCTCAGTGTGCACTTTATagacggagaaatacctctctcctttctttttctttcctccctcagcttcagGATtatttccttcgttctttttcctcttggagggattctctgaggtaggctgtggagctgctgggtcagtcgaggttgaggcagagttgatgtttatcgttgtagttttggtctgcgaggtcgctttgagcgtagacctcgcctcctctacattgacaaatctctgcgaacgtctgttaaactcggttatcgacctcaccggtttcccttgcatgtcatcccaaagggcacttccgggtaaaacaccagctcggatagccattaagtgtccactgtcatccacgtcccgagctcgggcgacttccaaattaaatcttgtcaggtaacttttcagtgtttcgcccagctgttgtcggacgttagttagggtggatgcttctggtctgactcccaccatagctcggaactgcttcttaaaatctatagacaactgctcccacgaagttattgagtgtcttttatatttttcgaaccaacttttggcaggtcctgccaatgatgttggaaacaacatgcacctgagctcgtaacccacgttactggctctcataatagtgttgaacgtgctcaggtgactacatggatcggtctttccttcaaacgttgggacgtgaggaatccgaaacccttgaggaaattgagtgtcagaaatatggggagcaaacggttcgagctcctcatctgagtcctcatatcgacccaatcctcgttcattcttcaaaagcctaaaggcttttttgagctgatcgattctttcttggactgggtcagcaagaggtgctgtctggaattgattaccattgatcgtgattccaggcttgcgtctccgcgagggatctctacaCCTATTCAAACGATCCCTCAgatccggatttgtttgatctccattccccagactctgattcagatgatttcgcaggtcgggacgattcttgcgatccccagtatttttacgacctcgatcgtgtttactgacggacctagtcTCTCCGGATTCATCACTTGTGAAACTTGTTGCTCGGTTATTtcgcgatgggttcttcccacgtcgcctcgtttctgcagtgcgagaccgagacgtctgacttctctcagatggtgcgcctctccgctcttggttagtctccctgtttccttgtctttcccccgtacgcccttgatcctgatctcaaACAAGTTGAGCGTTTATGCGGGGTGGcaaaggatatcttatgggtgacggagggaaccgtataggcgatggtggctgccacccttgtcgcggcctagagggtccagaattttcccgagatgggtcagtcacgttcggtgcgctcccaggtacctgagttcgagcctctgcaggggttcggttattctcagttcccgtaggcacttccacaggcgggttaggtgggacccgagctcgggtactcctctggggcctaggaggagcagatggctctgctggtgccgaaggttgagtcggcctgcttgtggcagcatcctttcgcggacgcccacggggcctccggggaggaacatgcacgtcccttggaggagggacttggttctcgcgcggaggcgggggctgagccacctgcgcctctgcggctatcctagtcaactcctcattccgtttgttggcctctgccaagagctgtttcaactgctggttttccagttctacaataggaacgtaatgctcaggattgtagtacatatcctcatcccttggtggaggcggtggtccccgagaatcagaagacccactcctctcctcaacgtccgggttctccattggttgttttccaggacgtcttgggtaatttccttcaggggtgttctgattgtttgtggccatgactttctcagggatgaatgcttaaggctctcaatgaaagcaccaaactgttgacgccgtttttcgtcaaacagtgaaagaagagcacgtaaacaataactgaaaatgaccaattaaaataaaacaatgtaagcacacgatttttacgtggttcaacagttaaatctgcctagtccacgagtctttgttattaaactcaagattatctctaggaattcttcaagaatgaattctccagagttttctctccaggatccgaatttcggtcctttacaatggtgcatggcctctctatttatagagaaggctgcagaatactatcccacatattttgggtagttactctttttgtgtaaataaaataaatggatttaaatgcctataatcagatataaaaggaaacgtcccctgaagaccaggggacgtataactgaccaaataatatcccatgattctaggggatttacaataataaatgaggattgcatctcatatttataacacttgtagatattcaaggtggttatcacacatctctaaggctttagcctcccaggtttcccatcacctttcgagctggagacatcttctGAGGTCACATGACTTTCGAGAtcatatgtgcgtcgagctcgggacccctgacccGAGGTCATCCCTGGAGATGAATGTgctcccggagctatctttcgagatcatgaatacttcgaggtcaccctACTCGAGGTCACTTACATCTTgtaagctcgacatacaatcctggagcatgattCCATCCTTATGAGTCcgcttatttgcgaatccaactttcgatgtCATAACttgcatagctcgaaatctgggtgtaacaatagtCTTGATTTCTTTCTCTCTTCAGTCTTTGTAGTATTTTTTTGGTGATAGAGGGAAGATTTGTTTCGAGTTCACCTAAACAGATGCAGTGGTATTTTCGTCCTGCTTGATAGCTATTGTATCCTAGGAAGTGATTGCTCACAAATTCTCTAGCACCGTTCATATAGAAGGGGCAAATCTACTTTAAGGAAAACACGTTTTGTGTGCCTCAACTTTGATTTATTATTTGTATTTCTGttcttaaattaaatatattaatatatatatatatattgttattctACTCGTTATATTATTTCTAACAAATCATTTTAGTTCTTTTAATTGTAAATTTTTAAGAAACAAAGAGCATTCATTTATAGcaaattacttttttttagaGCCGTTTTTTACTCTTTCTTTTATATTATATATCATTCCTAGACTAGAATCTCCAAAGCTAGGACTTtagccttttctttttctttttttaaaaaataaaagtttgtttgaattaatataaaTGTATGGAAATTATATGGTCACTTTTTATTTTTCTCtcttatttcttttataaaattttaaattttatattctAACAATTTTTCAAATCGTCATTAAGTGAAAATTCAAAATTATGAGTTAGTAAAAAAAAATCTCGCTTTCTATGCCTTATTGTTGTTCTTATTCATATAATTTAATAGTAAATTTTTAACCCAAAAAAAAGTATTTCTAGCATATTACTTTTGGTTAGAGACCATTCATTAGCTCTTTCCTTTTACATATCTACTATAATAATAGAAAGATGAATAATTGACGAATGCCATTTTCTAATATACCTATTTTGaccttctttttttttatatatatatttgtcatttttacaatttattattatatgatatttttTCAATTGAATAAGGTTAATAtagtaattttgatattttgttgttTTGTACCTATTTTgactttattttttatatttctttttcttttacaattCAATACTATATtacattttataagtttaataagGTTGATATAGTAATTTTTCTCttttgttgttttgctatattatatgGACTTTAACCTTTTGTGCCAATCTACAAATTTTGAAACTACAAGCACACAACATATTTGCATTTTATAACACAGTAGAAAATCCAATCTCTGAtatgtgaaaaaaaaatatacaatatatacaaaaaaaaaacatatataatatatccCACAAAATTGAGATGTTTAGAATAGAACTAAATATAAATGGTAATTAAACTATTTTGTTTTCTCATAATTTTTAACTTGTCCTGTAAAAAAGAAAATGTAATTCATtgtgtagtttttttttatatcattAATCTAAAGTTACTTTtacaaataattaaaaacaacGGGTGGAAGGACAATCTAGCTTTATTATACTATGACAAACTAGTATATAATCTCCAAAgacaatagatttttttttttttaaatgtttgaatttatatAAATGTATGGAAATTttgttgtcattttttttctttccacttCTTTCATAaagattttaatttattttttcacaCTTTTTAAATTGTGACTAAATacaaaattcaaaattataaGTTAGTCATTTGAATTGGTCATAATTTAAGGGAAAAAAATttgttaattattaaaaaaaaaactcaataacAACACTTGTAATTTTTGTTGAAGAACCAATAAATAGTATTGATTTATAGATTTAGGGTTAGTTAACATCCGAACCACATTAAAAACCTGtttattgtttttatttcttCGTTGaagaacataatattcatatacacaaaagttttaaaaagaaaaaggaaaaaaaaaaagaagagtaaTTAAACATACAAGTATGTATGATAAAAAtgttgaataataataatatatagtatGTGTACGTAAATAAAGTAGAAACCAAAATGTAATGGTTTGTTTGTTCAAAGAAAGTAAAACAAGTACAGAGATATAGATTAGATAGATCCAACAACGGAGAACAGTattaaagagaaagaaagaatagaagaagaaggagaggacAACGTGACCGTACTGAATCAGAATCCAATTCTGTAGTCTAGGGAAGCTCACCCTTAAATTGCATTTGCAGGGGAGGGGGGTACCCTTTTTCTTCCTCAGACCACTTGACATGACCCCATTCTTTCTTCCATTCTTATTGTTATTAAACAAAAGAAAGATCTGCTCCTCAGAGTTGGGCCCCACTCcactccttcctctcctttttttTCCTGCCCTCCAACTCCAACTCCAACTCCAACTCCACTCATTTAAGTCTTCTATCTAATCCTCTCTTCCTTCATTACCaccattaattaatatatatatataaatcatgaaaataaatatgtatAAATTATGTCGGATTTGAGGATTGGTCTCCTCtcctttattaataataaaaaaaattaattgtaatATAATTTCTAAGATAAGTTTTTAGAAAGAGTAATCGTGACACacaatcaaattataaatatttttacacattataatatgtatttaattttaGCCATACTGAGAATTACATTACTTTTAAttgtataataaatatttaatacatattattctatgtaaaaaaatgtgtgtaattCAAATGCATTATAACTTTTACTCTTTTcgacaataaaaataattatttattatattggattataaaataattttgaatATCATATATTATTCAAAATTATATTAGTTGTGTCTATTTATTTTTCTCGACTAGaaggtttcttttctttttctttttggctaTAATGTAGAATACAATTGTATTAAGATATAATATTGTGGTACATtttaattactattatttttttaaattaaagaaattttattaTGATCTATCAATCCACCATATCAATTCAAGTGGATGGATATAAGTTTAGAACTTTTCTTTTTGTCGCAAAGaataattatctatatatttgattttttttctaaagaaattttaaaattagAATTTCATTTTACAATATAAATATTTACTGCTTAGATTATGCTTGGGACAGTTATCTCATATCTGACTACTTTAAGAATGATATCATATCGATCGTTTCAAAATGCTAAATAGTATACTGAGTTGACTCTTGTATTTTACTTATTTAACTTAAATTACATACCAAATcattcaaattttttttctttttcaaatccaACACAAAAGGCAAACTTGGTAAAAATTCTATTCCCAAAATGGTTAAATTTACTGAGAAAGTGATATATACTTGACTCAACTCAACTACACTTTAATTTGGATTTCAAAATAAAGAACGTATTGtatacttttctttttcttttttttttttcagaaaaattAATTGAAAGTCTTTTGTACAAGAGAAGCTCATGTGgttcaaatttaaaaaaagaaaaaaaaaagattattgtAAATGCCACCGCCCAAAATAATCGAGGCACTCACTCCTCCTAAAAGACCCACCATCGTTACCAAACTTTTTTTTGTCAACCCAACCAACGGTCTTGATGACACAATCAAAACGCAAGTGCACGTGGATCAATCTCCACCGTTCACGATCAAATTTACAGAACAGAGTCAATTGAACAAGTTTTTCAGTCTCACAATACGTTGTTCTGAGATTGAAGACTCGGACCGGTCCGGTCTTTAAAATCCGATCCAACGACTCAGTCTTGAACTAGTCTAATATATTTAATGCTTGTAATTAAAATAAAAGGACAATTAAAGacaaatacataaaataaaacagTTGCAAACACGAGGACAATATAGTAATTTCAAAAATAGCTCACTGTATTTAATTTATCAGATTCGAAATCTTTACactacaaattaaaaaatatataaatatattaaatcctGTTTTTTTTCGCTGTAATGTAATGAAAATATACaaagacattttttttttcattttttttaatcaagGAAAGAAATTATGGACCATTGAAAAGATGGTGGTAAAAATGGGAAAAAGAAAGGGGCAAAACCGTACTTTCAGTAGAAACACAACGGGGTCACCACGGTGGTCACTGTCAAGAGTCAGCGGTCGACGGAATCAACGGTTGGGATTAGCTCGACCGAAATCAACGAGCTTTCTCGACCTATTCTTACAAAACGACGCCGCAGTTGAGAGATGAGGTTTCCCGGCTACCCTACCCTCGCCGGATTTCCCAATATCCGGTGGCAAACTTTTCTGGTTCCAGTGCCGGTTTGGGCTAGCTCTGACCAAGGGGCTTAGACAGAAAGCTAAACCCGAAACATTTCGACCCGGACCGGATTTCGTCCGCCTTGCTGATAGCGGCGCCACCACTGGAGTTCTTTTCCATCTCGGCGAAGATTCCGATGAGTGTCCGCTGCCGGAGGGAGATTGATTGCCTTCATCAGCGTAATCGTAGTCGAAATCAGGAACATCAGCCGGTGACATTCCCCGATCCGCACGTCCTCGCGGACGGCGAGAACCGAGGGACTCGTCGGGGAAGAACTGCGCCGGCGACGGCTTGTTGCTACTCCTGCGGCTGGAGAAGAAAGTCGAAAACCATGACGGAGAAGCCGTCGTCGACGAAGATGAGACTGGGTACGAATCCCGATACGGAGCTCTAGGATCCGATTCGAATTTCTCGGATCTGGACCGgaagaggttagtaaatagagaGAACTTGCTCCGTTTCTTCTTGTACGGTATCGAATCGAGCGAAGGGTTATTAGAGCTGAAGGTCGGTCCAACCTGAGGAGTACTGTAGAATCGGAGGTGGCGGTGGCGATGGTGGCGGTGATGGTGGTGATCTTCTAGCGGACCGTTGAGATGATTCCACGTGTCAGCTGCGTCGGATTTACGTCGAGATACGTAAGGAGACACGGAGCGAGGAAAAGCTAGTGGCGGAGCCGTAGTAGGCGGCAGAGGAAGAGTGTTGGAGTCGGATTTTCGGGGGTCTTGATCGGGTCCGGTGGCGCCGCGAGAGAGAGCTCGGGATAACTGGGCCTGTTGTTG from the Humulus lupulus chromosome X, drHumLupu1.1, whole genome shotgun sequence genome contains:
- the LOC133803351 gene encoding uncharacterized protein LOC133803351 gives rise to the protein MRCKKHISDLSSSVGVCSTCLRERLFALIAAQAQAQAHAQAQQQAQLSRALSRGATGPDQDPRKSDSNTLPLPPTTAPPLAFPRSVSPYVSRRKSDAADTWNHLNGPLEDHHHHRHHRHRHLRFYSTPQVGPTFSSNNPSLDSIPYKKKRSKFSLFTNLFRSRSEKFESDPRAPYRDSYPVSSSSTTASPSWFSTFFSSRRSSNKPSPAQFFPDESLGSRRPRGRADRGMSPADVPDFDYDYADEGNQSPSGSGHSSESSPRWKRTPVVAPLSARRTKSGPGRNVSGLAFCLSPLVRASPNRHWNQKSLPPDIGKSGEGRVAGKPHLSTAASFCKNRSRKLVDFGRANPNR